Within the Paenibacillus sp. AN1007 genome, the region CATGATGACGGTACAGCCGTACTGGGCTGCGTACATCTCAATCGTAGTCAGACGCTGCCAGGTACTCGCATTATCTCCTGCCCCGTGGAGCAGATATAGTGTACCGCCTGAAGTCTCTCCGGAGTCACTGGACACCACGTGTATGCTGGTGTTCATACATAATGTGGGCGATCCGGTTTCGATCGTTATGTGCGCCATTTTCGTAACCCCTTTCATCATGCTGCTTTTGTACTGCGGATTGCTTACTTTTCTTCTCTGTGTTCCGTTTCTTCTTCTCTCATGCTCCCCGTAACCAGCTCTGTTATCGAAACGATTCTCTCGAATCGTTTCAAAACTACCTAACGTTGATTTACTTAGAGTTGAAATATCAACATTTTACTTGGAAGCGATTTCTTCGAATCGTTTCGAATAAATCATAATCCCGATGAGTAAATCCTGTCAATAACCTTTTTACAATTTTCGCGTTATTTTATCAAAAAAGTGACCTGAGCGTTTCAATTTTGATCCAAAAGACACTTTTATTGTGAACATATTAAGGTTTAACCATTCGTTTTTGCACCCGAATTGACATCAAAACAAGATTATATTAGCATGAGTTCTAATTTTCCATTAAAATTACGGAAACGTTTCACCAGATTGAATTCTTTCAGGCGAACACCTGAAATTGGAGGGTTATCATGTCTGTTAAACTCAAAGGATTTATAGACACAATCACAGTCAAGCAGCTCAATGTGCATTCTGTGCGTGTACTGCAGCATGGACAGCTGCTGGACGAGTGGCATCAGAATGGTGATTACCGCCGTGTACAGCATTCTGTCAGCAAATCCTTTACCAGTATGGCCGTCGGACTGGCCGTTCAGGAAGGACTCATCCATCTCGACAACACATTGGGAGACTTCTTCCCTTATGATCAGTCACAGCCTGTCCAATCCCCGCTTCCTTCTCCGCGGGAACTTAAACTGCGGGATCTTCTTCGCATGTCTTCGGGCCACGACTCCCCGCCTCTCTGGGCTGACGAGCGGGAATCGCTGCAGGAAAAGGATTGGGCAAAGCATTACATGTCTTTATCACTGGACCGAATGCCCGGAGAACACTTTACTTACAGCAGCGGCGATACGTTTATGATTTCGGCTATGCTGCAAAAGGCCGTCGGCCAGACAGTTAAAGATTACCTCATTCCACGTCTTTTTGAACCACTGGGCATGCATCATATTGAATGGGAGACTTCTCCACTTGGCATTACACTTGGATGTGCAGGTCTTTGGCTGAACAATGAGGAATTAAGCCGTTTTGGACAATTTCTGCTTCAGGAGGGCCGGTGGAATGACCAACAGCTGGTCCCTTCAGAATGGATCGAAGCAGCTGTGCATGAGCAGATCAAAACAACAGGCGACGGGGATTGGGGACAAGGATACGGTTACCAATTCTGGATGTGCTCGCATGATGCTTATCGCGCAGATGGAGCTTTCGGTCAATTTTGCATCGTGCTGCCTTCCAGAGAAGCGGTCATCAGCATAAACAGCCAGGAGGAAAATATGCAGGGCATTCTCAACGCCGTTTGGGATCAGATTTTGCCTGAGCTTGCTTAGTGATCACTAAAAGCAAAAAAACGCCATGAAGTTTAGAACTCCATGGCGTTTTTTTGCTTATTTTTTATGAAAGCTGAGTCATTTCTTCCAAGCATTGTGCGCATATGTAACGCTCTTTAAAGTCATTGACTTCTTCCATCGATCCGCAGAAAATACATTTCGGGCGGTATCTTTCCAAAATAATATGATCCCCTTGAACTAAAATTTCTACAGGATCTCCTTCATTCATTTGATACCTTTTGCGCAAAGATTTAGGCAATACGATCCTACCCAATTGGTCAACTTTGCGAACTACTCCAGCTGGCTTCATAGCTACGGCACACCTCTCCTATCTTACTCTGAATTTCTAGGTACATTAGTACTATATCTAATGATTCGCCAAAATTTTGTCGAATCCTGCTGGAAATAAACATTTTTTGTCCTTTTTTTTGAAAAATGTTTTTTTAGCGAATTCTAACCGTCTTTTTACGCGTATTTAATTAATCCAACCCTGGAAAATCCAGCTGACGCAGCGCTTCATATACAATAATTGCTGCTGAATTGGAAAGATTTAATGAACGAACATCACCACTCATTGGCATTTTCATACACGTTTCGGGATTGGCAGCAATGAGTTCAGGCGGAAGTCCTTTCGTTTCTTTACCGAATACAAGAAAATCTCCATCTTGAAACTCGAAATCAGTATACTTGTTTTTGGCTTTCGTTGTTGCGTAGAAAAAACGTCCCTCCGGATACTTCTCTTGAACCTCAGCAAACGAATCGTGATATTCTATATGGACCGCATGCCAATAATCCAGCCCTGCGCGCTTCAGTGTGGCATCATCTGTACGGAATCCCAAGGGGCGCACGAGATGCAGATGGGTGCCTGTCGCAGCACAAGTCCGAGAAATGTTGCCTGTGTTAGCCGGGATCTCCGGCTCAACAAGAACGATGTGTAATGCCATATGTGTTTGATCTCCTTTTAATTACATGTCAGATGTACAGCAATCCTCTAATTCTAAAGAAAAGCCCTCCACACGTCAATGTGGAAGGCTTTGCCACAGCAGCAGTACAGCTCGTTACATCAGCTTCACTACTGCCCATCTGGTCAAATTTGTGAGATTAACCGTTCGTCTGTTGGAAGTGGTTCATAAAGTCAGTAAGCGCCTTAACACTATCGTAAGGGGCCGCGTTATAGATGGAAGCACGAAGCCCCCCCACACTGCGATGTCCCTTCAGACCTACAAAGCCTTCCTGCTCAGAAGCTTTAATAAACTTCTTCTCCAGTTCCTCGGAAGCGAGCCGGAACGTAACATTCATTAAAGAGCGGTCTTCTGGTGCAACGCAGCCGCGGTAGAAATCTCCGGAGGAGTCGATTGTATTGTAGAGCAGCTCCGCTTTTTTAATATTCTTTTGTTCCACGCCAGTCAGGCCGCCTTGTTCTTCAATCCACTTCAAAACTTCGTTTACCATATATACCGAGAAAGATGGCGGTGTATTATACAGGGAATTGTTATCCACATGTGTACTGTAACGCAGCATGGTCGGGATGGTTTTAGGGGATTCACTCACCAGCTCCTCCCGTGCGATCACAACGGTAATGCCCGAAGGTCCGAGGTTTTTCTGTGCACCTGCATAGATCATTCCGAACTGATTCAGATCAAACGGTTTGCAGAAAATATCACTCGACATGTCCGCAATCAGCGGTACTGATCCGGTATCGGGGAATGATTTGAACTGTGTACCTTCAATCGTTTCATTAGATGTCAAATGCACATAAGCCGTACGTTCAGGCAAGCTGAGATTCGAAACATCCGGTAATTTCATGAATTTATCGGATTCCGATGAGGCAGAGATCTGTGTCTCACCAACGAGCTTCGCTTCAGACAGAGCCTTTTTGGCCCAGCTGCCTGTCATAATGTAACTTGCTGTCTGGCCTGCCCCAAGCAGGTTCATCGGCACCATGGCAAACTGTGTGCTTGCACCGCCCTGCAGGAAAAGAACTTTATAGCCTTTTGGACTTCCCAGCAGCGACAGCAGGCGCTCCTGAGCTTCATTATGTACAGACTCGTACACGGCCCCGCGGTGGGACATCTCCATAATCGACATACCCGTATTACGAAAATCTACAAATTCCGCCTGAGCACGCTCCAGTACTTCTAGTGGCAGCGCCGCTGGTCCTGCATTAAAGTTATACGCTCTCTTTGTCAAAAAATCCCCCACCCTTTCCATCCTTAACTGACATATGAAGTAAATATTATCGCTATGATATCAGTATTCCCTCACTGCTTCAAGGGAAATATGCACTGAATTATCATTCCAGGCCATCAAATTCCTTTATCACCCTAAAAAGTTAAAGCGATACACTGTTTCCTTCAAGGAAAAGCCTCCGAGAACGAATCCCGGAGGCTTGGTGCTGGAACCGCTTTGGTTCCGGCTTCGACGGATTAGCAGTCGAAGTAGAGGCTGTATTCATGCGGATGAATGCGAATTGCAACGGCTTTAGCTTCATCACGTTTGAGGTTGATGTAGTTATCGATAAATTCTTTGGTGAACACGCCGCCTTCAGTCAAGAACTCGTGGTCAGCTGCAAGTGCATCCAGCGCTTCTTCGAGGGAAGCCGGTACACTGCGGATGTTTTCTTTGTCTGCATCAGACAGGTCGTAGATATTTTTATCGAGTGGACCATATCCAAGTTCAGTTGGGTTGATTTTGCGTTTGATTCCGTCCAGACCCGCCATCAACATTGCGGAGAATGCCAAGTAAGGATTAGCTGTGGAGTCCGGTGTACGGAACTCGATCCGGCAGCCTTTAGGTGTTACAGCCGCTACCGGGATACGCACAGCTGCGGAACGGTTACCTTTGGAATAAACCAAGTTAACAGGTGCTTCATAACCAGGAACCAGACGTTTGAACGAGTTCGTGCTTGGGTTCGTCAAAGCGATTAGTGCCGGAGCGTGGTAGAGAATACCTCCAATGTAGTGCAGAGCCATTTCGCTCAGGTTAGCATAACCACCTTTGTCATAGAACAATGGGGAATCGCCATCGAAGATGGATTGGTGAACGTGCATTCCGCTTCCGTTATCGCCAAACAATGGTTTTGGCATGAATGTTGCTACTTTGCCATATTGACGTGCCGTGTTGTGCACGATGTATTTATAAACAAGCAGGTTATCTGCTGTTTTCTTCAACGTATCAAAACGGAAGTTGATTTCAGCTTGACCGGCAGTCGCTACTTCATGGTGATGACGCTCGATGGACAAACCAGCTTCTTCCAACAAACGACACATTTCGCTGCGGATATCTTGTTGGGTATCCACTGGAGCTACTGGAACATATCCGCCTTTAGTGCGAACTTTGAAGCCCAGGTTGCCGCCTTCTTCTTTGCGGTTTGTGTTCCATGATGCTTCTTCGGAATCTACGAAGTAAGAAGAGCTGTTCGTGCCGCTCTCATAACGAACATCGTCAAAGATGAAGAACTCGGACTCTGGTGCGAAGAACGCTGCAGTACCTACGCCGCTTTCTTTCAGGAAAGCTTCGGCTTTAACTGCGATGCTGCGCGGGTCACGCTCATAACGCTCGCCATCCGGCGTGAAAATGTCACACATAACATTCAATGTAGGGTGTGCAGTGAACGGATCGACATAAGTCGCTTCAGGGTCAGGCATCATAACCATATCGGACTCTTCAATACCGCGGAAACCTTGGATAGAAGAACCATCAAACGCTACTCCATTTACGAACGTGTCTGCATCAACAGCCGAAGCTGGCAAAGAGATATGATGCGCACGACCAGCCAAATCTACAAAACGAAAATCTACCCACTCGATGTTGTTCTCTTGAATTGATTTCAATACGTTTTCAACCGACATGTATTCGTCCTCCCAAATATTCCGAACATTAAACAACCCCACGAAGAAAATGTCTATATATTCGAATTTTTTTCTGTCGTCATTATAAAATCTGAAATATGACATCGTCAATACTTATGTAAGGTATTTTTTGCGAGCATGTCAGATATACTTACATTTTATAATAACTATAAATGCATATAACAACGAACTTATTTAACATTTGATTGATTTAATGCGGTGAAGCGACCCCCGAAATAACCTAAATCATGGAAAAACATAACATCATAAATGTTTCTTATCACCTTTGATTAATAAATATGTTCATCTATGCAAAATAGACGAAAAACCGGACATCTCCTCCAATTGTTCACAAAGAACGAATCAGAGAAAATGTCCGGTTTTTAAAAAAAATCTCATTCTTATGCTGCGTCAATTTAAACGCCTGCACGTGCCGGGAAAAATGCCGCAGGCTGTTTAGCTGTGTTAAACGTTTTGCCAACGATTGGAGCTAACTTCTCCAAATCCTGCAGCAAATTCGCGAACTGGTCAGGGAACAGGGACTGCACACCGTCTCCAGTCATGGAGTTATCAGGATCTGTATGCATCTCAATGATCAAACCGTTTGCTCCTGCAGCTACTGAGGCTTTGGTCATCGGTTCTACCAATTCACGACGTCCTGTACCATGGCTCGGGTCGGAAATGACGGGCAGATGGCTCAGAGACTGCAGGACAGGGATCGCCGACAGGTCAAGTGTATTACGAGTGTATTGTTCAAATGTACGGATACCGCGTTCACACAGCATCACATTTGGATTCCCACCTGCCAGAATGTACTCCGCTGCGTTAAGCAGTTCATCATATGTGGCACTAAATCCGCGTTTCAAAAGTACCGGTTTACCGCACTCACCCAATTTGCGCAGCAAGTCGAAGTTCTGCATGTTGCGTGTACCTACCTGCAGAATGTCCGCGTATTCCGTACAAATATCTACGTATTCCGGCGTCATGACTTCTGTAATTGTGAGCAGGTTATGCTTCTGTCCCGCTTCCGCCATCATGATCAAACCTTCCACACCCGTACCCTGGAAACTGTAAGGTCCTGTGCGAGGCTTAAAGGCACCTCCACGAAGCACCTGCCCGCCAGCTGCTTTCACGAGGCCAGCAATTTCATCGATCTGTGCTGCAGATTCAACCGCGCAAGGACCGCCCATAACCACAAGCTCTTTTCCGCCGATGTCTACACCTTTGATCGAGATCACTGTATCTTCCGGATGGAAGTCACGACTTGCGAGCTTATAGGATTTCGAAATCTTCACAACATTCTCGACACCCTTCATCTGGCGCAGGTGTTCCTGCATTTTAGGTTCCACTTTACCAATCAAGCCAATGATCGTACGGTCCTCTCCGCGCGATACATGCGCCTGCAGCCCTTCCTTTGCAATAACGCTGACGATATCCTGAATCTGATCCTCCGAGGTATTCTTGCCTGCAATAACGATCATAATATTTCCCCATCCTTCCTTGTATAAGAGCACTCGTTTACTTCGTGCCTCTGAATGTTTAGTTATTGGTTGATTGTGCCGTCAAATCCTGTCGCACTTAAACGCTTGTTCGCTTTTAAGCTTTTAATCATTAAAGCAAATATATCACAGCTCCCTCCTTCCGTCAAGAAGCGCCGTCAATGATTCACGCTTTAGACAAAATAAAAATAAAAAAATCCCGCTGCGCAGTTATCCAAAAAGGGATCTGCACAGCAGGATATTTCCTGTTCATTTGTGAAATTAGGTTGTACGGGTCTTCTCTCTAACCGGAGGCAGCAGCTTGCTCATGTTAACGGTACGTTTGATTTCCCACGTTTCCGGCTGATCATGCTCATACTGCTCCAGATACTGGATAACTTCCTTCGTAATTGGTGTGGGTGTTGAAGCACCTGAAGTAACCGCTACCTTCTGTACACCTTTCAACCAGTCTTGTTGAATCTCGGATACGTCCGAAATACGATATGCCGTTACACCTGCAATCTCCTCCGACACTTGAGCCAGACGGTTCGAGTTATTGCTGCGCGGATCACCCACGACGATGACAAGATCCGATTGACCCGCCTGTTCAGCAACGGCCTCCTGACGTACCTGTGTAGCGAGACATATTTCATTATGAATTTCCGCAC harbors:
- the serC gene encoding 3-phosphoserine/phosphohydroxythreonine transaminase produces the protein MTKRAYNFNAGPAALPLEVLERAQAEFVDFRNTGMSIMEMSHRGAVYESVHNEAQERLLSLLGSPKGYKVLFLQGGASTQFAMVPMNLLGAGQTASYIMTGSWAKKALSEAKLVGETQISASSESDKFMKLPDVSNLSLPERTAYVHLTSNETIEGTQFKSFPDTGSVPLIADMSSDIFCKPFDLNQFGMIYAGAQKNLGPSGITVVIAREELVSESPKTIPTMLRYSTHVDNNSLYNTPPSFSVYMVNEVLKWIEEQGGLTGVEQKNIKKAELLYNTIDSSGDFYRGCVAPEDRSLMNVTFRLASEELEKKFIKASEQEGFVGLKGHRSVGGLRASIYNAAPYDSVKALTDFMNHFQQTNG
- the aroF gene encoding 3-deoxy-7-phosphoheptulonate synthase — its product is MIVIAGKNTSEDQIQDIVSVIAKEGLQAHVSRGEDRTIIGLIGKVEPKMQEHLRQMKGVENVVKISKSYKLASRDFHPEDTVISIKGVDIGGKELVVMGGPCAVESAAQIDEIAGLVKAAGGQVLRGGAFKPRTGPYSFQGTGVEGLIMMAEAGQKHNLLTITEVMTPEYVDICTEYADILQVGTRNMQNFDLLRKLGECGKPVLLKRGFSATYDELLNAAEYILAGGNPNVMLCERGIRTFEQYTRNTLDLSAIPVLQSLSHLPVISDPSHGTGRRELVEPMTKASVAAGANGLIIEMHTDPDNSMTGDGVQSLFPDQFANLLQDLEKLAPIVGKTFNTAKQPAAFFPARAGV
- the trmL gene encoding tRNA (uridine(34)/cytosine(34)/5-carboxymethylaminomethyluridine(34)-2'-O)-methyltransferase TrmL, which produces MALHIVLVEPEIPANTGNISRTCAATGTHLHLVRPLGFRTDDATLKRAGLDYWHAVHIEYHDSFAEVQEKYPEGRFFYATTKAKNKYTDFEFQDGDFLVFGKETKGLPPELIAANPETCMKMPMSGDVRSLNLSNSAAIIVYEALRQLDFPGLD
- a CDS encoding AbrB/MazE/SpoVT family DNA-binding domain-containing protein — encoded protein: MKPAGVVRKVDQLGRIVLPKSLRKRYQMNEGDPVEILVQGDHIILERYRPKCIFCGSMEEVNDFKERYICAQCLEEMTQLS
- a CDS encoding serine hydrolase translates to MSVKLKGFIDTITVKQLNVHSVRVLQHGQLLDEWHQNGDYRRVQHSVSKSFTSMAVGLAVQEGLIHLDNTLGDFFPYDQSQPVQSPLPSPRELKLRDLLRMSSGHDSPPLWADERESLQEKDWAKHYMSLSLDRMPGEHFTYSSGDTFMISAMLQKAVGQTVKDYLIPRLFEPLGMHHIEWETSPLGITLGCAGLWLNNEELSRFGQFLLQEGRWNDQQLVPSEWIEAAVHEQIKTTGDGDWGQGYGYQFWMCSHDAYRADGAFGQFCIVLPSREAVISINSQEENMQGILNAVWDQILPELA
- the glnA gene encoding type I glutamate--ammonia ligase produces the protein MSVENVLKSIQENNIEWVDFRFVDLAGRAHHISLPASAVDADTFVNGVAFDGSSIQGFRGIEESDMVMMPDPEATYVDPFTAHPTLNVMCDIFTPDGERYERDPRSIAVKAEAFLKESGVGTAAFFAPESEFFIFDDVRYESGTNSSSYFVDSEEASWNTNRKEEGGNLGFKVRTKGGYVPVAPVDTQQDIRSEMCRLLEEAGLSIERHHHEVATAGQAEINFRFDTLKKTADNLLVYKYIVHNTARQYGKVATFMPKPLFGDNGSGMHVHQSIFDGDSPLFYDKGGYANLSEMALHYIGGILYHAPALIALTNPSTNSFKRLVPGYEAPVNLVYSKGNRSAAVRIPVAAVTPKGCRIEFRTPDSTANPYLAFSAMLMAGLDGIKRKINPTELGYGPLDKNIYDLSDADKENIRSVPASLEEALDALAADHEFLTEGGVFTKEFIDNYINLKRDEAKAVAIRIHPHEYSLYFDC